One segment of Candidatus Paceibacterota bacterium DNA contains the following:
- the argS gene encoding arginine--tRNA ligase, giving the protein MSVPKLKELIEVALKELNLEVPEFVLEHPTNLDHGDYSSNVALVLGKKLKKEPLSLAVEITQKLNEKKDIDVERVEVAGAGFINFYLSGKFFRERVAEILAAAKSGQNFGQNQTLKDRLILVEYTDPNPFKQFHIGHLMSNAVGESLSRIISFASANIKRVCYQGDAGRHVALAIWGIRFMKEPFPAETAALSSRIKYLGQAYALGASHAKDSPENEKEINSINQKIYDRSDEEINQFYDQGREWSLEYFEEIYKKLGTQFDQYFFESVAAPRGKEIVTKFLKKGVFEESEGAVVLKEEKSGLHTRVFINSQGLPTYEAKELALAEMKHEVFPYDLSIVVTANEVNDYFKVLLKALEFTNPKLAEKTKHISHGLLKLPTGKMSSRTGEVIAAEALLSEIENRAKEKMKDRGFNEEEQTKLASIIAVGAIKYSILKQKIGKDIIFDIENSLSFEGDSGPYLQYTHTRAESVLRKAKEEGMMAEATTETPPPSTSLERYLYRFPEIVQRALDEMEPHHLATYLIELAGEFNNFYAHSKIIDKEDKNSSYRLALTQSVSTVMKNGLYLLGIQVPEKM; this is encoded by the coding sequence ATGAGTGTGCCGAAATTAAAAGAACTCATAGAGGTGGCTTTAAAGGAACTGAATTTAGAAGTTCCGGAATTTGTTTTGGAGCATCCAACCAACCTTGATCATGGAGATTATTCTTCCAATGTGGCTTTAGTGCTGGGAAAGAAGTTAAAGAAGGAGCCGCTTTCGCTGGCGGTGGAGATTACCCAAAAATTAAATGAGAAAAAAGATATTGATGTTGAAAGGGTCGAAGTGGCGGGAGCGGGTTTTATTAATTTTTATTTGTCAGGCAAGTTTTTTAGAGAGAGGGTAGCCGAAATTTTGGCCGCGGCAAAAAGCGGCCAAAATTTCGGCCAGAATCAAACTCTTAAAGATCGGCTGATTTTAGTTGAGTACACCGACCCGAATCCCTTTAAACAATTTCATATCGGTCACTTGATGAGTAATGCCGTCGGAGAATCCCTCTCGCGAATCATTTCTTTCGCCTCGGCGAATATTAAAAGAGTTTGTTATCAAGGGGATGCGGGGCGCCATGTCGCGCTGGCTATTTGGGGCATTCGATTTATGAAAGAGCCGTTTCCTGCGGAAACGGCCGCCCTCTCTTCCCGCATCAAATACCTTGGCCAAGCCTATGCTCTCGGTGCCAGTCATGCTAAAGACTCTCCGGAAAATGAAAAGGAGATCAATTCAATCAACCAGAAAATCTATGATCGCTCTGATGAAGAGATTAACCAGTTTTATGATCAAGGTCGCGAGTGGAGTCTAGAGTATTTTGAAGAAATCTATAAAAAGCTCGGTACGCAATTTGATCAATATTTTTTTGAGAGCGTAGCGGCGCCACGCGGCAAAGAGATAGTGACGAAATTTCTAAAGAAAGGCGTCTTTGAAGAAAGTGAAGGGGCTGTGGTCCTGAAGGAAGAAAAATCCGGACTTCACACCCGCGTCTTTATTAACAGTCAGGGCCTGCCAACCTATGAAGCCAAAGAGCTTGCTTTGGCTGAAATGAAGCACGAAGTTTTCCCGTACGATCTTTCTATCGTAGTGACTGCCAATGAAGTCAATGATTATTTTAAAGTTCTGCTAAAAGCCTTAGAATTCACCAATCCAAAATTAGCCGAAAAGACCAAACATATTTCTCACGGTCTGCTAAAATTGCCGACCGGCAAGATGTCATCCCGCACCGGCGAAGTCATCGCTGCCGAAGCGCTTTTGTCTGAGATTGAAAACCGAGCCAAAGAAAAGATGAAAGATCGCGGCTTTAATGAAGAGGAACAAACTAAATTGGCTTCCATTATTGCCGTCGGCGCCATTAAATACTCAATTCTTAAACAAAAGATTGGCAAGGATATCATTTTTGATATTGAAAATTCTCTATCATTTGAAGGGGATTCGGGACCGTATCTTCAGTACACTCACACCCGCGCTGAATCAGTTTTGCGAAAGGCCAAGGAAGAGGGAATGATGGCGGAGGCGACTACTGAAACGCCTCCGCCATCCACCTCTCTCGAACGTTACCTCTATCGCTTCCCAGAAATTGTCCAACGTGCTTTGGATGAAATGGAACCCCATCACCTCGCCACTTACTTAATTGAATTAGCTGGAGAATTTAATAATTTCTACGCCCACTCAAAAATCATTGATAAAGAAGACAAAAATTCCAGTTACAGATTAGCCTTAACTCAATCCGTCTCAACAGTCATGAAAAATGGTTTATATCTTTTAGGCATTCAAGTTCCCGAGAAGATGTAG
- the thyA gene encoding thymidylate synthase yields MKPYDQRTADNQYQILLRKILEEGEKMTSQQGIDAITLMAPGSMRFKMENGFPMITERNMNPKTSEFLPVTVWQQAIGEICAFINGARTLEQLESFGCYWWKAWGTPEKCAKRGLAPGDLGPGSYGAAFHDFPTIEGPTFNQFKHIVEQIIEEPHLRTHFVSPWIPQYIGRGKGKQQKVVVAPCHGWVHLKVINNKLTLHMFQRSGDVPVGVPSNMIQYGALLMMLAHVTNTIPYEYIHTISDAHIYVDQVEAVKTMLEREPRPLPTMTLNAEKKDLFAFRYEDFSLSDYNPHPGIKKIPVAI; encoded by the coding sequence ATGAAGCCATACGATCAGCGGACGGCTGATAATCAATACCAAATTCTTCTTCGAAAAATCCTCGAAGAAGGAGAAAAAATGACGAGTCAACAAGGCATCGATGCTATCACTTTAATGGCTCCCGGCTCGATGCGTTTTAAAATGGAAAACGGGTTCCCAATGATCACTGAACGAAACATGAATCCGAAAACTTCGGAGTTTCTGCCGGTAACAGTCTGGCAGCAAGCTATCGGGGAAATTTGTGCATTTATAAATGGCGCTCGGACACTGGAGCAGCTTGAGAGTTTTGGTTGTTATTGGTGGAAAGCTTGGGGGACGCCGGAAAAATGCGCCAAACGCGGATTGGCACCAGGAGATCTAGGGCCAGGTTCTTATGGCGCCGCCTTTCATGACTTCCCCACCATTGAGGGTCCTACATTCAATCAATTTAAACATATTGTTGAACAAATAATTGAAGAACCTCACCTTCGTACTCATTTTGTCAGTCCGTGGATTCCACAATATATAGGCCGCGGCAAAGGCAAACAACAAAAAGTAGTGGTAGCGCCCTGCCATGGTTGGGTTCATCTAAAAGTAATCAACAATAAATTAACTTTGCACATGTTCCAGCGATCGGGAGATGTTCCAGTGGGAGTACCGTCAAACATGATCCAATATGGAGCCTTATTAATGATGCTGGCTCACGTTACCAATACTATTCCTTATGAATATATCCATACTATTTCCGATGCCCATATTTATGTTGATCAAGTCGAAGCTGTAAAAACTATGCTGGAGAGAGAACCTCGACCATTACCGACCATGACCCTAAACGCTGAAAAGAAAGATCTTTTTGCCTTTCGGTATGAAGATTTCTCTCTATCAGATTATAATCCTCATCCGGGAATCAAAAAAATTCCTGTCGCAATCTAA
- a CDS encoding adenylyltransferase/cytidyltransferase family protein, giving the protein MSSENISINRGIFSSGSNFRERYISDYKRLAQLVEHCRGLGLKIVLTQGTYDMVHIGHARYFETAKKHGDILIVGVDSDEKVRNRKGPERPVVPEEERLEMVAHLRPVDVVVLKPLKAPKWQLIKMIRPDTLIATKTTYNRAQIKKLKKWCKEVVILDPMATTSTSAKIRKLQISTAKSLGMALTPKIMDTIEEVLNNLKNQD; this is encoded by the coding sequence ATGTCTTCCGAGAATATTTCTATAAATCGAGGCATCTTCAGTTCTGGATCAAATTTCCGTGAACGGTATATATCTGACTACAAACGCCTAGCTCAATTAGTTGAACACTGCCGAGGTTTAGGGCTGAAAATTGTTTTGACTCAAGGTACCTATGACATGGTTCATATCGGTCACGCCCGATATTTTGAGACTGCCAAAAAACACGGGGATATTTTAATAGTAGGCGTGGATAGTGATGAAAAAGTTCGCAATAGAAAAGGGCCTGAGCGCCCGGTCGTTCCGGAAGAAGAAAGACTTGAAATGGTGGCGCACCTTCGTCCAGTAGATGTGGTGGTTTTAAAACCTCTTAAAGCGCCAAAATGGCAATTAATTAAAATGATTAGGCCGGACACTCTGATTGCGACTAAGACAACTTACAACAGGGCGCAGATAAAAAAATTAAAAAAGTGGTGCAAAGAAGTGGTGATATTAGACCCGATGGCCACCACTTCAACTAGTGCCAAAATCAGAAAATTACAAATCAGTACGGCCAAGAGCTTGGGCATGGCACTAACACCAAAAATAATGGACACTATTGAAGAAGTCTTAAATAATCTTAAAAATCAGGATTAA
- the rplK gene encoding 50S ribosomal protein L11 yields the protein MAKKITKILKMQIPGGAAVPGQQLGPTLGGAGINIGEFVKRFNEETKDRRGEVVPTVVEVYEDRSYKMIYKTEPATSLILKAIGAEKGSGTNLTKKAGTISKAKIREIAEKKMVDLNANNIEAASKIIEGSARSMGVEVK from the coding sequence ATGGCTAAAAAAATCACCAAAATTCTAAAAATGCAGATTCCGGGCGGAGCAGCCGTACCAGGGCAGCAACTCGGCCCGACTCTCGGAGGCGCCGGCATTAATATCGGCGAATTCGTCAAGCGTTTTAATGAGGAAACTAAAGACCGGCGAGGAGAGGTTGTGCCAACCGTAGTGGAAGTTTACGAAGATCGGAGCTACAAGATGATTTATAAAACGGAACCGGCTACTAGTTTGATTTTAAAGGCAATCGGAGCGGAAAAAGGTTCAGGCACCAATTTAACCAAGAAGGCGGGCACCATCTCTAAAGCCAAAATTCGGGAAATTGCCGAGAAGAAGATGGTAGATCTTAACGCCAACAATATTGAAGCAGCTTCCAAGATTATCGAGGGAAGCGCGAGATCTATGGGCGTGGAGGTTAAGTAA
- a CDS encoding CYTH domain-containing protein translates to MSKSYEIEIKSLLGSKENADTLRQKIVAKGGKLKSEIHDKQLNHYFTYTDLSKFHSDILSYLPNDKKEIFSEIITRGKNFSIRTRESNGKVLLVIKASLDDHTSDNGVSRMEFESETNMSLEDLDKVLLAAGLQYQAKWSREREEYQLEDTNITIDKNAGYGYLAEFEKVIENEEEAAAAKSNLLVLMADFGVGELSQERIERMFAFYNSHWPEYYGTDKVFTIK, encoded by the coding sequence ATGTCGAAAAGTTATGAAATCGAGATCAAAAGCCTGCTTGGTAGTAAAGAAAATGCCGACACGCTTCGCCAGAAAATTGTGGCTAAGGGCGGTAAACTAAAATCAGAAATTCACGACAAACAGTTAAATCACTACTTCACCTACACTGACCTTTCAAAATTTCACAGCGATATTCTTTCGTATCTACCCAATGATAAAAAAGAAATTTTTTCTGAAATCATTACCCGCGGTAAAAATTTCTCCATCCGCACCCGCGAATCAAATGGAAAAGTGTTATTGGTAATCAAGGCTTCGCTTGACGATCATACTAGCGACAATGGCGTCTCTCGAATGGAGTTTGAATCAGAAACGAATATGAGTTTGGAGGACTTAGACAAGGTCTTGCTAGCTGCCGGTCTCCAATATCAAGCTAAATGGTCGCGCGAGAGGGAAGAGTATCAATTGGAAGATACGAATATAACTATCGACAAAAATGCCGGTTATGGTTATTTGGCCGAATTTGAGAAGGTAATTGAAAATGAGGAAGAGGCCGCTGCCGCCAAATCTAACCTTCTGGTCTTAATGGCCGATTTTGGAGTAGGGGAATTATCCCAAGAGCGAATTGAGCGAATGTTTGCTTTTTACAATAGCCACTGGCCAGAATATTACGGAACTGATAAAGTTTTTACTATTAAATAA
- the glyA gene encoding serine hydroxymethyltransferase, which yields MKDKQIAKLIKEEISRQKKVINLIASENIVSADVLTALGSELTNKYAEGYPAKRYYGGNEVTDQIEDLAKARALKLFKLNPKKWHVNVQPLSGSPANVAVYLALVPPGGKIMGMSLTAGGHLTHGHKVSITGSFWQQVPFGVNEKTETLDFKALQKIAELERPDIIVAGFTAYPRIVDFKKFRKIADKVGAILMVDMSHFAGLVAGRAYPSPFDYADVVTTTVHKTLRGPRAAMIFVRKDERGFDKKIDKAIFPGMQGGPHLNQIAAVAVALGEADTKEFRNYAKQVIKNTAAMAGELAKLGWRIISGGTDSHLILMDTWMGGTGLSGKEASDRLEKAGIIVNKNTIPGESRSAVDPSGIRLGTAAETTRGKKEEDMRKIARKIDSILRQK from the coding sequence ATGAAAGATAAACAAATTGCTAAATTAATTAAAGAAGAAATTTCGCGCCAGAAAAAAGTTATTAATCTTATTGCTTCCGAGAATATTGTGTCGGCGGATGTACTCACGGCTCTCGGATCGGAGCTGACTAATAAATATGCTGAAGGTTATCCGGCTAAACGTTACTATGGGGGTAACGAGGTGACTGACCAAATAGAAGACTTGGCAAAAGCTCGGGCTCTGAAATTATTCAAATTAAATCCAAAGAAATGGCACGTGAATGTCCAACCTCTCTCCGGTTCTCCCGCCAATGTGGCCGTTTATCTAGCCCTGGTGCCGCCAGGAGGCAAAATTATGGGTATGAGTCTGACGGCGGGTGGGCACCTCACGCACGGACACAAAGTTTCCATTACCGGCAGTTTCTGGCAGCAGGTGCCATTCGGAGTAAATGAAAAAACTGAAACTCTGGATTTCAAAGCTCTCCAAAAAATTGCTGAACTGGAAAGGCCGGACATTATTGTGGCCGGTTTTACCGCTTATCCTCGCATTGTTGATTTTAAAAAATTTAGAAAAATTGCCGATAAAGTTGGGGCCATTTTAATGGTGGACATGTCTCACTTTGCCGGACTGGTGGCCGGTCGCGCTTATCCTTCGCCCTTTGATTACGCCGATGTTGTTACCACTACGGTTCATAAAACCCTGCGCGGCCCGCGAGCGGCCATGATCTTTGTGCGAAAAGACGAGAGGGGATTTGACAAAAAGATTGACAAAGCCATCTTCCCCGGTATGCAAGGCGGTCCGCACCTCAATCAGATTGCCGCCGTGGCGGTGGCTCTTGGAGAAGCTGATACTAAGGAATTTAGAAACTACGCCAAGCAAGTGATTAAGAACACAGCTGCCATGGCGGGTGAATTGGCCAAACTCGGCTGGCGGATTATTTCCGGAGGTACTGACAGCCATCTGATTTTGATGGACACTTGGATGGGGGGCACAGGACTTTCCGGCAAGGAAGCCAGTGATCGACTAGAGAAAGCTGGCATTATCGTCAACAAAAATACAATTCCGGGTGAATCGCGCAGCGCCGTTGATCCATCGGGTATACGCTTGGGTACGGCCGCGGAAACTACTCGCGGCAAGAAGGAAGAAGATATGCGCAAGATTGCCCGAAAGATTGACTCAATCTTGCGCCAGAAATAA
- a CDS encoding class I tRNA ligase family protein yields the protein MALNKSEIAKKEEETLKFWQENQIFEKSLSKESPKGNFVFYDGPPFATGLPHFGHVLPNTIKDVIPRYKTMQGYHVERKWGWDCHGLPIENLIEKELGLNNKRDIEQYGIEKFNAAAKKSVLRYADEWKKIIPRIARWVDMENDYRTMDPTYTESVWWSFKELDKKGRIYQSFLVMQYCPRCGTPLSNFEVNQGYKDITDISVYAKFELINKPDVFVLAWTTTPWTLPGNVALAINPKIEYVQVESEGISYIVAKDRLAGVFKDKPYDIEKNVSSNELIGQPYKPLFDYYQNVPLKDVQGNANAEKRGWKIYAADFVTTEEGTGIVHMAPAFGDEDFQLAKKEGLPFIQHIDSNGRFKAEVEDFANELAKPKDDHQKADIEIIKYLAHHNLLYAKEKIVHSYPHCWRCETPLLNYATSSWFVRVTDFKDKLVAENQKINWVPKNIGENRFGNWLEGARDWAISRSRYWGAPIPVWKCEKCEKREVLGSLADIQAKTRRNNYFLMRHGQSEANTKNLVSSVYSNEDHLTKLGKEQVENAAKTLKHQKVDLLAVSDFFRTTETKDIVNKVLNLPEDKIIVDKRLRELDAGEYEGKSWKEYHEQFASREDRFIKKPKSGENWSDVKNRVMEFLYEIDKKYKGKNIFIISHNLPIELMMMGADGVFNQDITSWRKQFENKWMLTNAEIRNFDFAEIPHNEKYQLDFHRPFIDEVTWKCDCGDEFRRVPEVFDVWYESGSMPYGKLHFPYDPASVKKSFFGKAKPTIFPANFIAEGLDQTRGWFYALLVLNYELFDQSPYKNVVVNGLILAEDGRKMSKSLQNYPDLEPTIDKFSADALRYFLISSPAVRAEEVAFSEKGLDEVTKKVLNRLLNVVSFYELYKNGKFEVQNSKSENILDQWIIARLNELNNEITRNLDKYELDKAARPIANFIDDLSTWYLRRSRERFKSEDEDDKQAALSTIHFVLLQFSKLVAPFMPFLAEDIYQKVKGEDGKESVHLENWPNPSASSSKNLLQDMEETRRIVSFGLEARAKGNIKVRQPLQRLVIKFKGLGEDFLELIKDELNIKEVHIDKHLDSEVHLDTNITSELKEEGQVRELMRAIQDLRKEEGLQVGEKAGLVISASPAGEALIKKFQTEISHATGLKEIKFEDGEGKEIQIEDMAVRLKIMK from the coding sequence ATGGCTTTAAATAAGAGCGAAATTGCCAAAAAAGAAGAGGAAACCCTAAAATTCTGGCAGGAAAATCAGATTTTTGAGAAAAGCCTTTCCAAAGAGTCGCCGAAAGGCAATTTTGTTTTTTATGACGGTCCTCCTTTTGCCACCGGCTTGCCTCACTTCGGCCATGTTTTGCCCAACACTATAAAAGATGTCATTCCGCGTTACAAAACTATGCAAGGATATCACGTGGAGCGAAAATGGGGCTGGGATTGTCACGGCTTGCCAATTGAAAATCTGATTGAGAAAGAATTGGGACTGAACAACAAACGTGACATTGAGCAGTACGGTATTGAAAAATTCAATGCGGCCGCCAAAAAGAGTGTCTTGCGTTATGCCGACGAATGGAAGAAGATCATCCCACGCATCGCTCGTTGGGTAGACATGGAAAATGATTATCGAACGATGGATCCGACTTACACCGAAAGTGTTTGGTGGTCTTTCAAAGAGCTCGACAAAAAAGGACGCATTTACCAGAGCTTTCTGGTGATGCAATACTGTCCGCGCTGCGGCACTCCACTTTCAAACTTTGAAGTCAATCAGGGTTATAAAGATATCACGGACATTTCCGTCTACGCTAAGTTCGAATTGATTAATAAACCGGATGTTTTTGTCTTGGCCTGGACCACTACACCGTGGACCTTGCCCGGAAATGTAGCTCTCGCCATCAATCCAAAAATTGAATATGTCCAGGTGGAAAGTGAAGGAATTTCTTATATTGTGGCCAAAGATCGACTGGCCGGCGTTTTTAAAGATAAACCTTACGATATCGAAAAAAATGTCAGCTCTAACGAATTAATCGGTCAGCCTTACAAACCTCTTTTTGATTATTATCAAAATGTTCCGTTAAAAGATGTTCAGGGGAATGCGAATGCCGAAAAACGCGGCTGGAAAATTTATGCCGCCGACTTTGTTACTACCGAAGAAGGAACAGGCATTGTGCATATGGCTCCGGCTTTTGGTGATGAGGATTTTCAATTGGCCAAAAAAGAAGGACTTCCGTTTATCCAGCACATTGATTCGAACGGCCGATTTAAGGCAGAAGTAGAAGATTTTGCTAATGAATTAGCTAAACCAAAAGATGATCACCAAAAAGCTGATATAGAAATTATTAAATATCTGGCTCATCACAACCTTCTCTATGCCAAAGAGAAGATTGTTCACTCATATCCGCACTGCTGGCGCTGTGAGACGCCGCTATTAAATTACGCCACTTCCTCATGGTTTGTTCGGGTAACGGACTTTAAAGACAAGTTAGTCGCCGAAAACCAGAAAATAAACTGGGTGCCTAAAAATATTGGCGAAAATCGCTTTGGTAACTGGCTCGAAGGAGCCCGTGACTGGGCTATTTCCCGTTCCCGTTATTGGGGTGCCCCAATTCCGGTCTGGAAATGCGAAAAATGTGAAAAGCGGGAAGTTTTGGGATCTCTCGCCGATATCCAAGCCAAAACGCGACGAAATAATTATTTTTTGATGCGGCACGGGCAGTCTGAGGCCAACACTAAAAACTTAGTTAGTTCTGTTTATTCCAACGAGGATCATTTAACCAAGTTAGGGAAAGAACAAGTAGAAAATGCCGCTAAAACCTTAAAACATCAAAAAGTGGATCTATTGGCTGTCTCAGATTTTTTCCGAACAACGGAGACAAAGGACATTGTCAATAAAGTACTTAATCTCCCAGAAGATAAAATTATTGTTGATAAACGCCTTAGGGAATTAGATGCGGGTGAGTATGAGGGTAAAAGCTGGAAAGAATATCATGAGCAGTTTGCTTCTCGGGAAGATCGATTTATCAAAAAACCCAAAAGTGGAGAAAATTGGTCAGATGTAAAAAACAGAGTCATGGAATTTCTCTATGAGATTGATAAAAAATACAAAGGGAAAAATATTTTTATCATTTCCCACAATTTACCGATAGAATTAATGATGATGGGGGCAGATGGGGTTTTTAATCAAGACATAACAAGTTGGCGGAAACAGTTTGAAAATAAATGGATGCTCACAAACGCCGAAATTAGGAATTTTGATTTTGCTGAAATCCCACATAATGAAAAATATCAGCTGGACTTTCATCGACCATTTATCGATGAGGTGACTTGGAAATGTGATTGCGGTGACGAATTCAGGCGAGTGCCGGAAGTTTTTGACGTTTGGTATGAGTCGGGATCGATGCCATACGGCAAACTCCATTTTCCCTATGATCCTGCGTCTGTTAAAAAAAGCTTTTTTGGTAAAGCAAAACCGACCATATTCCCAGCTAATTTTATCGCCGAAGGGCTGGATCAGACCCGCGGCTGGTTTTACGCGCTTCTAGTTTTGAATTATGAATTGTTCGATCAGTCGCCTTATAAAAATGTGGTAGTAAACGGCTTAATTTTAGCTGAAGATGGCCGCAAGATGTCCAAAAGCCTGCAAAATTATCCAGATCTTGAGCCTACCATCGACAAATTCAGCGCAGATGCCTTGCGTTATTTCCTGATTTCTTCTCCGGCAGTGCGGGCTGAAGAAGTGGCCTTTTCCGAAAAAGGGCTGGATGAAGTGACTAAAAAAGTATTAAATCGACTGCTTAATGTTGTCAGTTTCTACGAATTGTATAAAAACGGAAAATTCGAAGTCCAAAATTCGAAATCTGAAAATATTCTAGACCAATGGATTATTGCTCGACTAAATGAGTTAAATAATGAAATCACAAGGAATCTGGATAAATACGAATTGGACAAAGCCGCTCGACCGATTGCCAATTTCATTGACGATCTTTCAACATGGTATTTACGGCGCTCCCGCGAACGATTCAAGAGTGAAGACGAAGATGACAAACAGGCGGCTCTCTCCACCATTCATTTCGTTCTGCTGCAATTTTCAAAATTAGTGGCGCCATTTATGCCATTTCTAGCCGAAGATATTTATCAAAAAGTGAAAGGCGAAGATGGCAAAGAAAGTGTACATTTGGAAAATTGGCCTAATCCTTCAGCTTCAAGCTCTAAAAATCTGCTTCAAGATATGGAAGAAACTAGAAGAATTGTCTCCTTTGGCTTGGAAGCGCGAGCTAAAGGGAATATTAAAGTCCGACAGCCTCTTCAACGGTTGGTAATTAAATTTAAAGGTTTAGGTGAAGATTTTTTGGAATTAATTAAAGATGAATTGAACATCAAAGAGGTGCATATTGACAAACATCTTGACAGTGAAGTTCATCTGGATACCAACATTACCTCTGAATTAAAAGAAGAAGGACAGGTACGTGAACTTATGAGAGCCATTCAAGATTTGAGAAAAGAAGAAGGACTACAGGTAGGAGAAAAGGCTGGGCTTGTAATTTCAGCAAGCCCAGCTGGCGAGGCTCTAATTAAAAAATTCCAGACCGAAATTTCCCACGCCACCGGTTTAAAGGAGATTAAGTTTGAAGATGGCGAGGGAAAAGAAATTCAAATTGAAGATATGGCCGTAAGATTGAAAATCATGAAATGA
- a CDS encoding deaminase, whose amino-acid sequence MKTVIIAYIPVLHEGYRKLFASHPEAKEIFILGKDLIADFPHLAKDIRQLNPDEVKKALESWSLFDQVQILDEPALEKLKDEKIRIILPNEEVMKSLADKYLSKKEIIYSPLFLRWDKHKTVQETELRPDRISTAEFDREIMKLAEQEAEKSTDIWRRVGSILVKDKKILHQTHNEAVRGEHSPMYEGDPRNNFHKGVHLELSIFIHSEAKIIADLAREGTSTEGTDIYVTTFPCPPCAKVVACAGIKRVFYRSGYGVLDSEMIFKDKGIEIIRVD is encoded by the coding sequence ATGAAAACTGTTATCATTGCTTATATACCCGTTCTCCACGAAGGCTATAGGAAGCTTTTCGCAAGTCATCCTGAAGCAAAAGAAATTTTTATTTTAGGGAAGGATCTAATTGCTGATTTCCCTCATTTAGCTAAAGATATCCGACAGCTCAATCCCGATGAAGTCAAGAAAGCCTTAGAAAGCTGGAGTTTGTTTGACCAAGTGCAAATATTAGACGAACCAGCTTTGGAAAAGCTTAAGGATGAAAAGATTCGAATTATTTTGCCCAATGAAGAAGTAATGAAATCTCTGGCCGATAAGTATTTGTCTAAAAAGGAAATAATTTACAGCCCACTCTTTTTAAGATGGGATAAACATAAGACAGTTCAGGAAACTGAATTAAGGCCGGACAGAATATCAACTGCAGAATTTGATAGAGAGATTATGAAGCTGGCCGAGCAAGAAGCAGAAAAGAGTACAGATATTTGGCGTCGAGTTGGATCCATTCTTGTTAAGGATAAAAAAATTTTACACCAGACCCATAATGAGGCGGTGCGAGGGGAACACTCTCCGATGTACGAGGGGGACCCGCGGAATAATTTTCATAAGGGCGTTCACCTTGAGCTATCTATTTTTATTCATTCTGAAGCCAAGATAATCGCCGATTTGGCACGAGAAGGAACTTCTACGGAGGGAACTGATATATACGTTACTACTTTCCCATGTCCTCCTTGCGCTAAAGTGGTGGCCTGCGCGGGAATCAAACGAGTCTTTTATCGAAGCGGATACGGCGTTCTCGACAGCGAGATGATTTTTAAAGATAAAGGTATTGAGATTATCCGAGTTGACTAA
- a CDS encoding dihydrofolate reductase family protein, which produces MIKCFIIAAQSADGFIALDPAHPSSSLNWTSKEDKKHFVELTKRAGVVVVGHTTFKTFQKPLKDRLNIVYSREPLQIEGVEVMNDEPRLLLEKLEKQGKTEVAICGGSQIYTMFMKASVVDKIYLTVEPVVFGQGLSLFKEPIEAKLRLENLEKTESGTLFLEYSVVKSET; this is translated from the coding sequence ATGATTAAATGTTTCATTATTGCCGCTCAAAGCGCTGACGGTTTCATCGCTTTGGATCCGGCCCATCCCTCAAGCTCCCTTAACTGGACTAGCAAGGAGGACAAGAAACACTTTGTTGAGCTAACTAAGCGAGCCGGTGTGGTGGTGGTTGGTCATACCACTTTTAAGACTTTCCAGAAACCTTTAAAAGACAGATTAAATATTGTTTATTCTCGAGAGCCCCTTCAAATAGAAGGAGTGGAGGTCATGAACGATGAGCCGCGTCTCCTTTTGGAGAAACTGGAAAAGCAAGGCAAAACCGAAGTGGCAATCTGTGGCGGCAGCCAGATCTACACCATGTTTATGAAAGCCAGCGTGGTGGATAAAATTTATCTGACGGTTGAACCCGTAGTCTTCGGACAAGGCCTTTCCCTTTTCAAAGAGCCTATCGAAGCCAAGTTGCGTCTAGAAAATCTGGAAAAAACTGAAAGTGGTACTTTGTTCCTAGAATATAGCGTGGTTAAAAGTGAGACATGA